TTTTATCTGGGGAGAGATCAGAGTCTGATGGAGTGCGAGTTTCCATTTCTTCATTTGGAATCTGGGCTCTTCGActtattttttggatttattttttatttattttattttatttttccctcTTCCTCTATCCATATCCTCTAGGTACAACGTTTGCATCAATAGAGAATTTTTTCCTTTGTATACATCTATATTATTCCATTCCAATTTCTTTCCAAAACTTCACAAGAAAAATCCCAGATTGCATCCAAAATTGACGGGTTAATTTGTGAAATGTTTAATTATTCGAATGTAGTTAATCATCCTAACCAAGATCGATTATTGGATTACAAAAATTACTTTTATTCTGAGGGCATTGGTGCGACCTGTCTATTAGGCAACAACGCAACCTTTTTTGTAGAGACAAGCAACACGTCGAGCTCAGGAAAACGTATATGTGCGGCTCCATGCTCAGTTTTGCTCCCATGTACGTGTGTTGCATCACAAAAAAGACACAAACGAAGTGATGTTCCTTCATGACATTCTGTTTTGAGTTGACATTGTTGCGTCAACTCAGAAAAAAAAAGTTGACATTGTAGCACGGGTTTCAAGATAAACATACTCAGTTATTTTACGGACACGCAAAATTCAGTTATATACTGAGCAAAATAGAATAGTCTATTTGAGCCAAATAGAATAGTCAGAGTGAATACAAATGGAATCATCACATCTACCCTGAAAGAACTACTAAACTCTGCATGTAGTAGCTAGGTACATGTTCATTACAAATTATTGACTTAAACCGTCTTCATCTTGCCTCTGATCAGAGGTGGAGAGCATGCCACGGTCAAACACCCAATCCATCTCGTACAATACTGGTGTGATGAAATCGAACCGTCTTCTACCATAGACTCCGTTACACCAAGTACTACTACAATCATACATTGGAAACCTGCAATATCCCTTGTGAGGCTCCATTTCCTCGCCCTTGATATCAATGGACGCCTTCTCCTTGCTCTTGAGATCAATGGTGAAAAAGGAACCACCACACCGCTCGATGAGCATGGCACCTCTCCTCTCTGCGTAGAAGACATTGTTTATTTCGTCCTTGCTTCCTAGATTTATCAGGTCGGAGCCCAACCACCCTCCCGAGCTAGCCTCACGGCCATAGCCGCCGTCATCTTGTTCTTGCTTGGTCCAGAGCACTAATATGCCATGGTTCCGCATACTCACGAACGAAAGCTTTCCTTCCCCGGAGACACACGGAAACAACACCCGCCCCCACTGCCGACAAGCTTCGACGTGGATTGGGATCTTGGTCAGAGAGACATCCGTGGTGATAGCGTTTACATTGAGCGTGTAGAAACTAGTCTCGTCCTTGTACAACCAGTGCACGGTGTTATGGGTGACAACGCCGGCGAATGGTCCACACCTGATGAGTTGTGAAGCCTGGCAAAACTTGGTGGGCGTGCTCCAAGTATCCGTGGCAGAGGAGTACATGTAGACATATATGATCCCATTGTCGCCGGTGTAGGTCAAGAGCACTTGAAACCACGACCGTTGtcgtggttgatccaaagaatcaATGACACCACGGTCCTCGTCGGTAAGGAGTGCGCAGCCGGTGAGGTGCCAGTCCAAAGATCCAGTTAGGTCGAAGGAAAGCAATGGAAGAAGACTGCGCTGCTTGTCGACCACAGGACGGCATACCGCCAGCTGGATCTTATCACGGGCGCCTGTACCGCGCATGTCGTGGAACATGGTAGGCAGCAGGATGCTCACGAGAAGAAGACCACGGCGCGATGCGAGTGGCCTCGCCAAGTCGAAGAGACCATCGTCGTTGTCGACCAGCGAGGCAAAGGTGAGATGCGCACCATGGACGAACGAGTTGAAGGTAGTATCACTATGTGCTCCGCCAAGCTGAAGGTTCAAGAATTCCGGAGGGTGTCCGTGTTTCGGGCGGGGCTTACCGGCGGGGCACGCGTTCTGGTAGAAGACCCCGGCGAGGATGGATGGGTGGCGCGCCGTCTGCGGCCAGAGGCCGATGCGTCGGAGGAAGGCCGGGTCGGTGACGAGGCGGCGCCATCGCTTGCACGTGGCTGCGCAGCGGAGGAGGTCCTGGTAGCTCGGCAGGCGCCCGAAGACGTCGCGGAGGATGTCGTCCGCGATTTCGCCGCCGGCGCGGCGTAAGCACGCATTGGTCATCGATCTCCGTTACGCATCGATTAATCGATCTGCGTATAGATTTGTCGATGCCGGCGGCCGGTACCTTGCACGACCTAGCTAGTAGACGACTAGCTCGAAGGAAAGGATCAGCTTACGACGACCCGTGCGTATCAAGAGTCAATCACCGTTTGAGATATTTGATTTCAAACGTGTAAATGTATCTACACACAACTAAATAAACCACGGACGATATATATCGTGCATGTCAGTTAGCAAAGCCCTGGAAAGTCTGGATACAGTTCCAAGAGATCAAGTTATCAACATTTGCTTCCTTCCCAGCAGTTGGCCAccagttttttttctctttttaaacAAACGCAAGCTAATCTTATACTGAGAAGCCATAATTTTTTCTTTGTTTTAAACAATTGAAAGCTTTTTTAGACAATAAATACCATGATATATTGTAGTAGCAAATTGTACATGATAGAGATACATGAGCTGACTCCAGCGATTAAAAAAAAAGTCTAAAAAAAACGAGCAAATCTTTGAGATTTTCAAACTCTTCCTTCTTCCATGACATAATTTTATACTTTTTTGAAGGCAACCATAGGAACATAACAAAAGTATCAAACCACAGACATGTAAATACCAACAAGGATTCTCCCAATGTTTTAATTTAAGCCGCAATGCCAAGGCTGTGATGCATGCATGGCGCCATAAAGTAATCAACCAACGTCGACAAGAGTACCAACATCAGTATTCGAGGGACAAAAAATCGAACAACCAGGTCGAAGTCGCTGGAAGCCGATAGTACAAATCACCATTGTCGAGGACGTAGCAGTCGGGATAGATATTGCGAGAACAATCCTCCTCGCGGCGACCAagagaaaaaaaaatccaaaaccgATCTGACGAAGCAAGATCTGAAGAACCATACCTAGACAAATTTAATCTTCCAATATCACCATTAACATCAGGAAAAACTGTCTCTCAAGCAATGGGCACGTTACATCCACGATTGAAGCTAACTATTCAAAAAGgttatttttgcaggaaaactctcAATCTAATCACCTTCAATTATAACAATACaatgaaaaataataaaaattatatttaGATCCTTATACCACCTAGCAATGACTAACACTGAAACGAGTCGAAGACGCGTCATCCTCATGGCCACTCCCTCGCCGGAGCAGGGCAACGAAGGTTTGTATTCAAGCTTCCGAAAAACAGATGTAAGGAAATCATGGATGCATTTTTGTGGTATTGGGGCGATGATGCTAACGAAAGGAAGATTTACTGGTTTTGTTGGCGGAAACTTTGTGTACCAAAGAAGCGTGGTTGTTTGGGATTTCATGATCCTCGAAGTTTCAAACTGACAATGCTTGGAAAATAAGCATGGAGGTCTTTTTAATACAGTACAACATAGATGCGCATATACGTGTATACACGCTCGCCCTTatgaatgcacacatgcacacTTTATCCCTAGGAGCATCTTCGAGATATTGAGCCGACACAATATGAAGTCACCACATACACTTCCGTAGTCGACGACAACGTCTCCTCCACTGAATGAACATTGCCGGAAGGACTGAAATTAATTAAAAAAATACGAGCACCAATGCCAGGTCTAGGAGTTGAAACCAGGTAGGCCGGTTCCACCACAAGAAACCTAATCATTTGATCTACACTCAGATTGTAACAAGTTTGGAGGTCATTGTGTAATCCTGAATATATGTGCTAGTGTGTTGAGTGTTATTTTTACGCTCATCAAACCTGAGTTTAAATCGAGATATTTCATAAGAATCAAGATATTCACTGCGATACtgctactaatgactaatgaatacAAAGGATTCAAATACCTATCTTTATTTTGCTTCCATGGAAAATGAGTTATTTATGGAAGAAATCAAGCCAATCTACCCTATAAACCTCGCTATGCTACCCACATACCTGAGCTATCTGCGTCGTGTGGTGATTCCGCCTCGCACGATGCCTCGCTCGTGATCTGTTACAGCGCTGTCAAAAATCCGACCACTCATTTTTCTGCATGCTGCACTTTTCGGCTCAGGTCGATGACAGGTTGGCCTTTGTTCATCACGTGCCCAGGTTCGCAGTGTGGGTGGTGTCTCTGTTCGGTGAGAAATTTATTGACTGGAGCAATCATGGGTGACGTGGGATAGGCCAGGTCTCGCACGCGGGTGGGTGGATTCGCGCGCgcctactgatacgtccattttgcatcatgcttttatatcgatatttattgtattatgggctgttattacacatcatgtcacaatacttatgcctattctctcttattttacaaagtttacataaacagggagaatgtcggcagctgggattctgggctggaaaaggagcaaatattagagatctattctgcacagctccaaaagtcccgaaacttcacggaagacgttttcagaatatataaaaaatactgagcgcaagaagttcatcagggggggcacaccctgcccacgagggtggggggcgcgccctaccccctgggcgcgccccctacctcgtggcccccctggtggccctccgatggccatcttctgctatatggagtctttcgatgagaaaaaaatcataagccatcttctcggacgaaactccgccgtcacgaggcggaaccttggcggatccaatctagggctctggcagagctgttctgccggggaaacttccctccaggagggggaaatcatcgccattgtcatcaccaacgctcctatcatcgggagagggcaatctccatcaacatcttcaccagcaccatctcctctcaaaaccctagttcatctcttgtatccaattcttgtctccaagtccgggattggtactagtaggttgctagtagtgttaattactccttgtagttgatgctagttggtttatttggtgaaagatcatatgtttagatcctatatgcatattaatacccctctgattataaacatgattatgctttgtgagtaattatgtttgttcctgaggacatgggagaagtcttgctattagtagtcatgtgaatttggtattcgttcgatattttgatgagatatatgttgtctctcctctagtggtgttatgtgaacatcgactacataacacttcaccattatttgggcctagaggaaggcattgggaagtaataagtagatgatgggttgctagagtgacagaagcttaaatctagtttatgcgttgcttcgtaaggggctgatttggatccatatgtttcatgctatggttaggtttaccttaatacctttgttgtagttgtggatgcttacaatagaggttaatcataagtgggatgcttgtccaagtaaggacagtacccaagcaccggtccacccacataccaaattatcaaagtaccgaacgcgaatcatatgaacgtgatgaaaactagcttgacgatattcccatgtgtcctcgggagcgcttttctctatataagagtttgtccaggcttgtcctttgctacaaaaaggattgggccaccttgctgcactttatttacttttgttacttgttgctcgttacaaatcatcctatcacaaaaccatctgttaccacttatttcagtatttGTAGAGAATatcttgctggaaaccgcttatcatttccttctgctcctcgttgggttcgacactcttacttatcgaaaggaaaaCGAtagatgtaacaccctcgatgcgagtatatctcccacgtgtcgaggcacgacttagaggcataatcgcattgaaggcatatgtcacaagtcaggcaatcatcacaaacatcccatgtaatatagatgaataaaagggataacatagttggcttacagtcgccacgtcaatcaagtacataaataacatacatcaaccaaacactcatggcccgactacggcgccaaaataaaagaaaacccaacatgcgacacggtcccaatcacccccaactgggcaccactactgattatcaggaaaagaaacatagtagcactgagagtcctcgtcaaactcccacttgagctcatacgcgtcacctggagcggaatcacctggacctgcatctggtgtaatagtaatctgtgagccacagggactcagcaatctcgcaccctcgcgatcaagactatttaagcttataggaagggtaaggtaaatatatgtggagctgcagcaagcgactagcatatatggtggctaacttattcgcaaaagagagcgagaagaggaggcaaagcgtgagcgagaaactagagagcaacctgcgcaaacattactccaacaccgtgtccacttcccgaactccgccgagaagaggccatcacggtaacacacacggttgattcattttaattaaattaaggttcaaattatctacaaccggacattaacaaattcccatctgcccataaccgtgggcacggctttcgaaagttcaatccctgcaggggagtcccaacttagcccatgacaagctctcacggtcaacgaaggaatagacctccacccgagacattccgatcagactcggtatcccggtacaacaagacatctcgacaggttaaaacaagaccagcaacaccgcccgaatgtgccgacaaatcccgataggagctgcacatatctcgttctcagggcacactcagatgagctctccatacaactaaaaccaaacctcgagtttccccgagggggcgctgcacaggactctagttcggaccaacactcagaggagcactggcccgggggggggggggctaaaataagatgaccctcgggctccggaaacccaagggaaaaagaggctaggtggcaaatggtaaaaccaaggttgggcattgctggaaaagctttaatcaaggtgaactatcaaggggttcccattataactcaaccgcgtaaggaacgcaaaatccgggaacataacaccgatatgacggaaactaggggggcaagagtggaacaaaacactaggcgagaggccgagccttccaccctttaacaagtatatagatgcattaagataacaagataatatgatgatatcccaacaagtaaataaatgttccaacaaggaacgcctccaatcttcacctgcaactagcaacgctataagaggggctgagcaaagcggtaacatagccaatcaacggtttgctaggacatggtgggttagaggtttgacatggcaatttgggaggttgacaagcaaatggtaggcatcgtagcattggcatagcaaagagctagcaaactagcatagcaaagatagtagtgatttcgagggtatgatcatcttgcctgcaaagctgtcagagttgactggatcctcaaaagcaaactcaacgggctcctcgttagcaaactcgtctcccggctctacccaaacaagacaaacaatcaacaagaatacaatcaaccacgtgcaaggacaaacaataagatgcaaagatggtatgctatgcgggatgcgatgcgggatgcaaaatgcaagatatgacaggaaatgcatgaacctggcctcaacttggaaatccaagtgtgccactggaaagatgagatgaaatcgcttgaaaacgatataaagaacgcccgaatcggagttacggtttggaaatggcaagcgattcaaaattggcaccggtctgcgatttacagcaagtaggcatctaaatgcaatgaaatgaacatgctacaacacccaaacatggcaacaaaatacatgaaagggaagcattcaagatgcttaacaaaagactagcactgagctacgaccaattcatccattaacaggttcaaacaagcatggcaaaaacgcaaacggtaaacagatctcagacttagtgaaattaacacttgtctgaaatttcagatcatgaagccctcttcggagcaataaaacaacatgctacaggacctgattaTGACAAAGAAGAATATGCCATGGAGCTACTCaccaagcttaacaaaagtctcttagtgaccttgagccaaaagggatcacaaaatatactaacaagcacacgaacatagcaaaaacataatcagttttcagacttggtgaaaactggcacatgctgaaatataactcacgaaggcatgtaaacgagttcgatgcactcactacggagcaagtcatggcaaggcaagcatacatccattaagaaggcacaaaatgcaagctagacatggcaagaacaatggcatagcatgcacggatcaactacaataacatcggcaaaatcgcaaacaagttgacgatccacccagattcacaacgaagcaaaagtagagctcaattgactcaagctagggtgctccataattgcaaacaaagacatggatggatagagcactacaagatgaacaaaactcctttactgatcatcctcaaaagaggcacggatcactaggaaacaacatgaacatatggcatcatgaactaaacaatcccaggacttagtgaaaatactaagtccctgaaaacagatttactgggtgcctcactttgcaagcttgcactaggcaccacacacatcacaaaaatacatgggttgcacctctggaaagatgacaaaacccttaacaaaacatatgtacaactcatgggcatatcatgcacacaatgatcatggcaaaaatgacaaaagtctaagatgaagtagcagatctgacaattaactcacgaagcccccttctaacagcatttcgggcatcaagatgagctcaaatgaaaatgatgtaatggaacgaaatgatgcactctctgaggcgaatattttgatatgctatatgtccaaatcggagctacggatgcagagatataccGCGATGAAAAATGCCAAAATTTAAGGGGAGTGGAGAGAAAGTCAACCCTCGCTCGGGTTTACTGTAGCAGCGGATCTGGATCGGATCGTGCACGGacttcgaggcggcggcgctcccgCCGGAGTTGACGAAGACGATGGCGGCCGGGCGGAGCTAGGGCGCGGGAAGGCCGGGACGAGGCGGCGGGGTCGTGGCCGGGcgcggacggggcggcgccggcTCGGGCAACGAAGTCGAGGCCTcccgcgggcggcgccggcgatgaaAGCGGTGATGGCGGCGCTGGCGGCCCACGGCGGCGCGGAGAAggttggcggcggcgcggcgaacggcgtcggggaggagaagggcggcgggcggcgcgcctcctctgggccgcgggggctctacgcgggccgggcgggccgcgcgcGGAGGTGGACGGCGGGGGACACGTGGCGGATCGCGGTAGGCGGCGGCGGaatccggacgttgtccggctcgtcCGGACAcgttcggcggcggcggagagggatttttttagggtttcgagaggggatcCGTGAATTTTCgaggggggtgtttaaataggcatagagggagctaggagagtccaaatgaggtgcggttttcggccacgcgatcgtgatcgaacgctctagatgatggagcaaagtttggtgggttttggaccaaattggaggggtgttgtactgcaacacacacgaggccttttcggtccctcggttaaccgttggagtatcaaacgaagtccaaatgatacgaaacttgacaggcggtctaccagtagtaaaccaaggccgcatggcaagtctcggtccaatccggaaatgtttaatccctacacacgaaagaaagctagaaatgaccaccggaggagaacaaagcgccggaatgcaaaacggacaacggggaaaatgctcgaatgcatgagatgaacacgtatgcaaatgcaatgcacatgatgacatgatatgaggtgcatgacaacgaaaacaacacacggagacaaaaacccgaatccgaggaaataaatataacttaacgccggaaacggcaagagttggagtacaaattgggaaagttacatctggggtgttacaatagaccccctatacttgtgggtcatcaggcctcttttctggcaccgttgccggggagtgaagagcctttggtaggtggaatttggtaaggaaaatttatatagtgtgctgaaatttactgtcacttgttactatggaaagtaatcctctgaggggcttgttcggggtatcttcgcaccggccagtagagcaaagagttgctcctcaacctactgaacctactgaaaaagaaaatgtttgctttgaaattccttcgggtatgatagaaaaacttctagctaatccttttgtaggagacggaacaacgcatcctgatgagcacctaatatatgtggataaagtttgtggattatttaagcttgtaggtgtacccggagatgttattaagaagaaggtcttccatttatctttgaaggaagatgcattgacatggtataggctatatgatgatacggggtcatggaactataaacgattgaaattatatatataatttttggcctcgcgaaggagaaagcatcactcaagcttgggggaggcttaaatcaatgttatattcatgccccaatcatgagctatcaagagagatgattattcaaaatttatatgctcggctttctgataacaatcgcaccatgctcgatacttcttgtgctgg
The window above is part of the Triticum aestivum cultivar Chinese Spring chromosome 2A, IWGSC CS RefSeq v2.1, whole genome shotgun sequence genome. Proteins encoded here:
- the LOC123185915 gene encoding uncharacterized protein, which encodes MTNACLRRAGGEIADDILRDVFGRLPSYQDLLRCAATCKRWRRLVTDPAFLRRIGLWPQTARHPSILAGVFYQNACPAGKPRPKHGHPPEFLNLQLGGAHSDTTFNSFVHGAHLTFASLVDNDDGLFDLARPLASRRGLLLVSILLPTMFHDMRGTGARDKIQLAVCRPVVDKQRSLLPLLSFDLTGSLDWHLTGCALLTDEDRGVIDSLDQPRQRSWFQVLLTYTGDNGIIYVYMYSSATDTWSTPTKFCQASQLIRCGPFAGVVTHNTVHWLYKDETSFYTLNVNAITTDVSLTKIPIHVEACRQWGRVLFPCVSGEGKLSFVSMRNHGILVLWTKQEQDDGGYGREASSGGWLGSDLINLGSKDEINNVFYAERRGAMLIERCGGSFFTIDLKSKEKASIDIKGEEMEPHKGYCRFPMYDCSSTWCNGVYGRRRFDFITPVLYEMDWVFDRGMLSTSDQRQDEDGLSQ